The stretch of DNA CGACGCACTCCTTCCTGCATCAGATCACACCACCATCAATCGCATCATGGCGCCAAACGGCGTTGATTCGCTGACCATGGGCGCAGCATTCCTGTTGCCTGCAGCCGATCCTAAGACTCGCATGGCGATGATTGGAACGGCATGGGGCTTCGGCCGCTTGCGCAATATGAACGACACTGAAAGCTTGCTCACAACCGGCGGCTTAATGGGTGCAACGGGTCTCGCTCTGAAAGTAGGCAAGATCAATCCTGAACTGGGTGTTGGCTTGCTGGCCGCAGAAGGCGGAGCATTCGTTCTCAGTCGAATCTTCAAAGGCAACACCGGCAAATAGGCGGTGAGCTCGAGAGTGAGGCAGTCGGGCTTTAAGATGACGATTTAGGTGTTGTTGATGATTTGACGCGCGTGACTGTAGTACGGCTCGGCCTTTTCAGCCATACCATTTGCTTCGAAAAAGTTCGTCAACTCGATTAAGACAGACTTGAGTACAAAACTAATTTGTTCGCTCTCAGCACCGAAAACACGTTCTGCTTCCGCTATGGCACGCCTGTACAACTGTTCGGCATCTGCATAGCTTCCGCTCTCGCGCGCCTTCTTGGCTTCATCGAGCAAAGTTTTCCAATTAGTTTCCTGCGAACCCATATTCACCTCAATACGGCTATCTTAACAGGCTTACTGTTCTCATTGCTCCCAAGCTGGACAATGACGATTCTACTGGACTGACAGGTCACTGAAAAGAGCAAAATTCAAGTCACTTTATCAGACGGAATACCCGGCAGATTTAGGAATCGGTCGCGACCGATCGGTCTAGTGGCAACTCAGAAAGATATAAGAGCGTAGACATAAAAAAAACAAGGCACCAGATGCGGTGCCCTGTCATACCGTCCATAATCGCACACCATATACGGTGCAAGAGACTAGTCGTCCAGTTTAAATCCAACTTTGATAGTCACCTGGAACTCAGCGACCTGGCCATCTTTGATCAAACCTCTTTGATCGACCACTTCGAACCAGCCCAGGTTACGAAGAGTCTTGCTGGCTCTCTTCACGCCTTCTTTTACTGCATCCGCAAAACTGTTAGGAGAGGTCCCGACGATCTCAGTCATCTTATATACGCCACCGGCCATAATTACTCCTTCGACTTTCGTCACTGAATATAATAACGACCTAATGTAAGCTACTGAAAACTATGACCGGCGGGCATTTTCGAAGCTATTACAATCCTTTACCCGCCTCAAAAAATAGACGCCAAACAGAATGAAACGACCGACATCCACCCCCAGAGCGATTTCTGTGGCTGAGTTGCACCATGCTCGTTCGGAAACCCTTACCAGGTAAGGAATCGCAGTGCTGCCTGCTTCCGTTGAGCGTGTACAGTCCAGTTAGAAATGCTGGTTAGCATTAACGGTTTGATAGGGTAACCCCAATCAGAGGAATTCTTGCAAGGGCATGAAAGAGATAAGCAGAGTTATGCAGGAATAACGGTAGGCAAGTTCGGCTGGTGTAAGCGAGCAAACAAGCAAGGATTCTAGGTGCCTGATATGACGACCAACACTTATGCAAAAGACAACTACGAGATCGACGAGAAGTTCCCTTATAGATTTCTCCTGAGATGGACGTGGCCCGATCACATCGACCGCTACATACGCAGACTGATGTGGGCATGGTTGAATGAACAGAGCAACGGTCAGCAACAAGATCTTTCAGCAACAGACTACGTGGCGGCACACTTGTTCTGGCTCATCGCCGTCAGTCCTGAGACACCAGGAGCGGTGCTTGATGCGCTGGCGGCAACTTGTTCGGTATCGTTCCAGGAACGCATAGCCGAAAACAAAAACACCTGGTCCAGCACACTGACAAAACTTGCTCAGAGCGAGTCTCCGCGTGTCAGAATCGCCGTTGCAGAGAATCCAAATACACCGGCTGCGACAATGCTGCAACTTTCACTAGATGAGAATGCTGACATTCGTTATGCAGTAGCCGACAACTGCAATCAAGCCGTAACGATATTAGAGTCACTGACAAATGACGAGAACGCACATGTAGCATCCCGCTCGCGGCGAAGTCTGGCTCAAATCAACAAAGTCGAGCCTGTGATCTTAAAACCGGCATCTCAATCTCAGTCCAGAAGACAAAAGACCGTGGCCGGGTAACAGCTGGCGTTACAAACTGAGACCCCAGCGGAGCGCGACCTGTTGTCTGCGCTCCGTCTCCGTGCCAGGTTTCTTTCAGACTCTCCGCAAAAATGACATTTTCAGCCCTTGAGAATCATTTAAAGCGCCAGCAGTTGCGCCTGAAGCCCTGCCAAGGCTGTGCTATTATTGGGCCTTTTCAAGAGTCTGGCATGGCCGGACTGTCCGGAAAAAACCGAAGCAGGGGTCTATTTGTCGACCGGGAATATAGCCATGAAAGGGTGGTCCGTGCTCAAACGCTTGAGCCGGAGCAGCTTTCTGTATATCTGCGTGTTGCTTGCGTGTACAGATGTAGTGCTGAGCGCCTACGTGCCACGCACCAACCAGATCTGGTACGAAAAGAGTGTTAACGGCAGCAACGAGCCATTTTGCCGCAAAATTTTCGAATATATATGCTCTCAACCTGATCCACACGTAGTGATGATGGGATCGTCACTACTGGCGGTGCCATCAATCTCTTGCGACGAAACTTTTGTTCGAGCCAGGAGTCCATACTCGACGTTGCCTGATATGTTCGCATTCAGTCATTACAAGCGCTGCGACTACTTCAAAATGCTGCTCTCTCAGAGCCTGGGAAAGAAAGTCGACGTAGTAAATCTTGGACTAGCCGGAATCGTTGCGTCGGACCAGAAATTGATTCTCGAAAAAGCGCTTGCATTCAACAAAAAACCTGGTCTTGTGGTCTGGACAGTTGCCCCGGCCGAGTTTATCTGGAATGACGGTCGCGGAGTAGACAACACCCGCATCGGTCAGGCTTTCAAGTCATATTCCTGGCCATTCGACGCGAGCGCTATAGCCCTGGCGGCAGACAGAGTGAGAAGAGAGTGCACGTGGCATTTCGACTTGCTGGAAAATGAGTTAGCCGCCTGTAAAGCGCCTATGAGCGAGTACGTCAATAAACTGTTGAATCGTCCCGCCCAGGAAGATAAAGCGCTTACCGCCGCCAAACAGGCTTTGGCAGCAAATCAAACAGACACGGTTGAATCTGCGATGGATGCCTACGGTCGAAAGAACAGACTGGAAGACATTCCGCACTTCAAAATGAACTACTCAAAAGTAGACAACAAGCTATTCGATAAACAGTTGGAATCTTTCACGCAAACGTTGGAGTTGTGCAATCAGCATAACGTTCCTGTAGTGATAGTAAATATGCCGCTGACGAAATACAACCGCGACTTGATTGATAGAAATGTCTACGAAAAGTACATCTCGTCAGTCAGCGAAATTGCTCAACGGCATCGCAGTCCATTTGTCGACATGGATAGCTCCAACGGTTTTGCACTATCGGATTTTTATGATTCGACACATCTGAACGAGACTGGCGGCAAGAAGCTCTTCACAGCTCTAGCCAATCGCATTCCAAAACTGGCAACCGATCACCCGCAACTTGCAGGCGTCCGCGAAACTGCGAACTAGAAACTGCGAACTATGAACCGCGAAATATAAAAATTGCGAACCAGGCTGCTCAAAAAAAAGCCGCTCAATGAATTTCACTGAGCGGCTTTAGATTTTTGCTATCGATTTACACGCCAGCCAATTGTGGTTCTGCTGCGGTTCCAGCAAGAGCGGTCATACGACCAGTGCTCTGTCCGTTCGCATTGCGGATACCGAGCGCATCTTGAGCGATGATCAAGCGTTGGATTTCGCGAGTTCCTTCGTAGATGTTCAGCACTTTAGCGTCGCGGAAGTAGCGCTCAACTGGATACTCATCTGAGAATCCATAGCCACCGAAGATTTGTACTGCGTTGTGACCAGCTTTGTTAGCCGCTTCTCCGCAGAACAATTTTGCAATTGAAGTTTCAAGCGTGTTGCGAACGCCTTTGTTCTTCAGATGGGCGGCACGCAAGTAGAGCAGTCGTCCGGCTTCTGCATCGGCAACCATGTCGGCAATCATGGCTTGCACCTGTTGATGCTCACCGATTGGCTTGCCAAATGTCTGCCTCTGCATTGCGTAGGTGGTGCAAGCATCGATACATCCCTGCACGAGACCTACGGCACCGGCGGCTACTGAGAAACGACCGTTATCCAGGGCTGACATAGCCACTTTGAAGCCTTCACCGAGTCCACCGAGCATGTTTGCAGCTGGTACACGCACCTGATCAAGGAACAAGGACGATGTGTCTGATGCGCGCAATCCCAACTTGCCTTTGATTGGCACAGCCGAGAAGCCTTTCGACTTGGTATCGACGATAAAGCAGGTGATGCCTTTGTGTCCCAACTTGGTGTCGACAGTTGCGAAGACAAGCGCGTGTGTAGCGATAGAACCGCATGAGATCCAGGTTTTCTGACCGGTCAACAGATAGTCGGAACCGTCCTTAACTGCTTTGGTCTGCTGGTTACCGGCGTCTGAACCTGCTTCTGGCTCAGTCAAACCGTAGCAACCGATGTATTCGCCGTTGCAAAGCTTAGGCAGCAATTCTTGCTTCTGAGCTTCGGTTCCCCACTTCAAAATCGTCAGAGCAACGAGAGATGTCTGCACTGAGAAAAGAGTTCGAGTGGAAGAGCAGACACGGTTGATTTCTTCGGTCATCAAACCGTAGGCCACATAGTCCATTCCCAGACCGCCGTATTTCTCAGGCACTGGGCAGCCTAGAAAACCTTCAGCGAAGATCTTTTTGGCGATATCCCAATCGAACTTGCATTCGCGATCGTTGTACGCAGCTTTAGGAGCAATTTCACGCTCGGCAAAGTCACGCATGTGCTTGCGCATTGCCATCTGCTCCGGTGTAAAGTCAAAATCCATAGTCCTTTTCTCCAATTAAGTAGCGTAGCGTTTTAACAGTGGTTACGGAGCAATTTTGCTTTCGTCGTCTTCAGTTCGAGCAGGATGATTATCAATCTGCGCTCTCTGCAGGCGTCCCGAGTAGTCGACATATACAGACTTCCACTCGGTGAATTGGTCGATTGCAGTGGTTCCGGCTTCACGGTGTCCGTTGCCGGTTTGTTTGACACCACCGAAAGGCAACTGAATTTCAGCACCAATCGTTGGAGCATTTATGTAGACGATGCCGGATTCGAGCTCTTCGATAGCTGCGAAGGCGCGGTTTACGTCTTTTGTATACATTGAAAGGGAGAGACCATATTCGGTGCCGTTAGCTACTTCAATAGCTTCATCGAAATCATTGACTTTGATGATGCTCACGACTGGTCCGAATATTTCTTCCTGAGCGATACGCATCGATGGCTTGACGTCACCGAAAACTGTAGGCTCATGGAACCAACCGTTTTCCATACCGTTATCCTTGACGATGTTGCCACCGCAAAGGAGGGTGGCACCTTCTTTCTGGCCTATCTCAACGTACTCGTGCACGCTGTGCAACTGAGACTTCGAAACTACCGGTCCGACGTGCACTTCAGGGTCCAGACCGTCACCGAGTTTGAGGGCTCTGGCGCGTGCAACGAATTTTTCAGTAAATTCTTTGTAGCGATCCTTGTGCACTATGACTCGGCTGGCAGCGGTGCAACGCTGTCCGGCAGTACCGAAACCGCCCCAAACAGCGCCTTCGACAGCCAGTTCGATATCGGCATCTTCCATGATGCAGATGGCATTCTTTCCACCCAATTCACAAGAGATGCGCTTCATCAATTCACCGCAACGTCCGGCAACTTTCTTGCCGACTACTGTTGAGCCGGTAATGGAAATTGCGCGAACACGTGGATCTTCAACGATCGCCTGACCTACTTTGCTGCCTTCGCCTGTAACCAGATTCAGTACTCCTGCAGGGAGTCCTGCTTCTACAAGCACTTCAACGAGCATGACTGCGCAAAGAGGAGTGTCTGTAGCTGGTTTGAAAACGACCGTGTTGCCCGCAACGATAGCCGGAAAAATTTTCCAGCTTGGTATAGCAACAGGGAAGTTCCACGGCGTGATCAGCCCGACCACGCCAATAGGTGCCCTCACGGACATGGCGAACTTGTTGGGCAGCTCAGACGGTACGGTTGTACCCATCAGGCGGCGTCCCTCGCCGGCCATGAACTTAGCCATGTCGATAGCTTCTTGCACATCGCCACGCGCTTCTTTGATCACTTTGCCCATTTCGCGAACCATGTTTCTCGCCATTTCTTCTTTGCGAGTTTCGAGCAAGTGAGCGACTCTGTAGAGAATCTCGGCGCGGTGAGGAGCTGGAACTTTTCTCCAGGTCTTCAGTGCTTCCTCGGCTGCATCAATAGCCTTTTTAACATCGTTGACCGTGGATGCTGCGAAGTGACCGATGATCTCTTTTTCATTGGCAGGATTAGTGCTGGTGAAAGTTTCACCATTTTCAGCCTTCACCCAACGACCACCGATGTAGTTATGGTAGACGCGAGGAGCGTCAGCCCTGGTCTTTGTTTGCAGACTCTGTGTACTAGTGCTCATAGATTTCTCCCGGCTTTTTCAACTGTCTTAACAGCGAACTTTCGCTTAAAACGTCATGGCCTTTTCGAGGATATCCAAAGCTTTTGCAGCATCGGCATCCGAAAGATTGAGCGGTGGAATCAAGCGAATAACCTGGCCGCGGATGCCGCAAGTGAGAACAATCAACTTGTTCTCGAGGCAACGCTCGGCCACCTTCTCAGCCAATTCTTTGCTTGGTTTGCCGTCTTTTTCATCAAACTCGATGCCGAGCATCATGCCCAGTCCACGCACTTCGCCGATGTATTGCTTGTCTTCGGCAAATTTTTGCAAACGCTTGAGCATTTCGCCGCCCAGTTTGGCTGCACGCTCCGGCAATTTCTCTTCCTGCAGCACGTCGATAACGGCAAGCGCAGCAGCGCAAGAAACCGGGTTGCCACCAAATGTGGAGCCGTGTCTTCCAGGCAACCATTTGCTTGTGATTTCGCGACGTGAGATAAATCCGGAAAGAGGCATGCCGCCTGCAATTCCCTTAGCCATCAACATGATGTCCGGCTCGACTGGTTCGTGTTCGCAAGCGAACATTTTTCCGGTTCTGCCGAATCCAGACTGCACTTCATCAATAATCAGCATGATGCCGTGCTTGTCGGCCAGCTTACGCAAGCGAGTCAGGAAGCCCTTCGGCGGAATGACATAACCACCTTCACCCTGCACAGGCTCAACGATAAAAGCAGCCACTTGCTCTGGGTGAATAAATTGATGGAAGAGGTTATCGAGTTCTTCAAATACGCTATCGACCACGGCTTCTGGATTGTCTTTCAGAGGTGAGCGATAGGTGTAAGGGAAAGGCACCGTGTAGATGCAGCTTGGCAGCGGCTCATACTTTTCACGGTAATAAAGTTTTGAAGTGGTGAGAGCCATCGTCAGCATCGTGCGACCGTGGAAGGAGCCGCGGAAGTTGATGATGCCCGGACGTCCTGTGACGTAGCGCGCCAGTTTGACGGCGCCTTCAACGGCTTCAGCACCGCTGTTTGCCAGAAAGACAGAATCGAGAGTCTTAGGAGTGATGTCGACGAGCTTTTGAGCCAGTTCGATGTAACGCTTGTGGTGCACGGTAACTGATGTGTGAATCAGCTCGGCTGCTTGCTTTTGAATGGCTGCGACGACTTTGGGATGGCAGTGTCCGACGTTATTTACCGCGATACCTGTTGCCAGATCGAGATAAGCATCGCCGTTCATGTCATAGATATAAGAGCCTTCTGCGCGCTCTGCGACAATACGAGCCGATCTCGAAAGAACCGGATTGACAAATTTGTCATCGAGTTCCAAGTACGCAAGATTTTTGTTCAACCTTTCAGCCATCACCATGACGAACTCCTTTTAACTTCACCCACAGCAGGTACTAAAGCAAAACAAAAATGTTTGCTTGTTTTTGATGAGCAAATCTCGGTTTTCAGACAATATTCAATTGCGCTGAAAGCAAACCAGAGCGACTATTGCTCAAATGTAAAGCATATCAACTTATTTGAAGATAAAGCGTCATATTTAGCATTTTGCCAGTATTGGCAAACGCTGAAGCGCAGCTATATCAAAAGTCTTGAGAGATCGTCACTGCGACATAGAGGCAGAAAGTGGTCGCCACTTCCGCCTACCGCTTGACAGTGCCCGCTGCGGAGCGGCGTGCAGCCTGACGATTGACAGGCTTGCTCTTCTTTCCTCGCACAGGTTTGACTGATTTCTTGCCGCTCGTTGGTTTTATCTTCTCTTTGAAAGCCACCGAGAACACCTCATCCAGGTGGCCGACCGGCACAAGTTGCAGTTGCTTCTTCACGTACTCAGGAATTTCTGCCAGATCTTTCTCGTTTGATTTGGGCAGAAAAACAGTCTTCACTCCAGCGCGAACTGCTGCCAGCACCTTCTCTTTGAGACCGCCGATGGCAAGAACTCGACCGCGCAAAGTGATTTCTCCGGTCATGGCAAGATTGGCTTGCACGGGCCGCTTACTGACAGCTGAAATTAGCGCCACAGCG from Candidatus Melainabacteria bacterium encodes:
- a CDS encoding aminotransferase class III-fold pyridoxal phosphate-dependent enzyme; its protein translation is MVMAERLNKNLAYLELDDKFVNPVLSRSARIVAERAEGSYIYDMNGDAYLDLATGIAVNNVGHCHPKVVAAIQKQAAELIHTSVTVHHKRYIELAQKLVDITPKTLDSVFLANSGAEAVEGAVKLARYVTGRPGIINFRGSFHGRTMLTMALTTSKLYYREKYEPLPSCIYTVPFPYTYRSPLKDNPEAVVDSVFEELDNLFHQFIHPEQVAAFIVEPVQGEGGYVIPPKGFLTRLRKLADKHGIMLIIDEVQSGFGRTGKMFACEHEPVEPDIMLMAKGIAGGMPLSGFISRREITSKWLPGRHGSTFGGNPVSCAAALAVIDVLQEEKLPERAAKLGGEMLKRLQKFAEDKQYIGEVRGLGMMLGIEFDEKDGKPSKELAEKVAERCLENKLIVLTCGIRGQVIRLIPPLNLSDADAAKALDILEKAMTF
- a CDS encoding aldehyde dehydrogenase family protein produces the protein MSTSTQSLQTKTRADAPRVYHNYIGGRWVKAENGETFTSTNPANEKEIIGHFAASTVNDVKKAIDAAEEALKTWRKVPAPHRAEILYRVAHLLETRKEEMARNMVREMGKVIKEARGDVQEAIDMAKFMAGEGRRLMGTTVPSELPNKFAMSVRAPIGVVGLITPWNFPVAIPSWKIFPAIVAGNTVVFKPATDTPLCAVMLVEVLVEAGLPAGVLNLVTGEGSKVGQAIVEDPRVRAISITGSTVVGKKVAGRCGELMKRISCELGGKNAICIMEDADIELAVEGAVWGGFGTAGQRCTAASRVIVHKDRYKEFTEKFVARARALKLGDGLDPEVHVGPVVSKSQLHSVHEYVEIGQKEGATLLCGGNIVKDNGMENGWFHEPTVFGDVKPSMRIAQEEIFGPVVSIIKVNDFDEAIEVANGTEYGLSLSMYTKDVNRAFAAIEELESGIVYINAPTIGAEIQLPFGGVKQTGNGHREAGTTAIDQFTEWKSVYVDYSGRLQRAQIDNHPARTEDDESKIAP
- a CDS encoding butyryl-CoA dehydrogenase, producing MDFDFTPEQMAMRKHMRDFAEREIAPKAAYNDRECKFDWDIAKKIFAEGFLGCPVPEKYGGLGMDYVAYGLMTEEINRVCSSTRTLFSVQTSLVALTILKWGTEAQKQELLPKLCNGEYIGCYGLTEPEAGSDAGNQQTKAVKDGSDYLLTGQKTWISCGSIATHALVFATVDTKLGHKGITCFIVDTKSKGFSAVPIKGKLGLRASDTSSLFLDQVRVPAANMLGGLGEGFKVAMSALDNGRFSVAAGAVGLVQGCIDACTTYAMQRQTFGKPIGEHQQVQAMIADMVADAEAGRLLYLRAAHLKNKGVRNTLETSIAKLFCGEAANKAGHNAVQIFGGYGFSDEYPVERYFRDAKVLNIYEGTREIQRLIIAQDALGIRNANGQSTGRMTALAGTAAEPQLAGV
- a CDS encoding DUF1574 domain-containing protein, with translation MKGWSVLKRLSRSSFLYICVLLACTDVVLSAYVPRTNQIWYEKSVNGSNEPFCRKIFEYICSQPDPHVVMMGSSLLAVPSISCDETFVRARSPYSTLPDMFAFSHYKRCDYFKMLLSQSLGKKVDVVNLGLAGIVASDQKLILEKALAFNKKPGLVVWTVAPAEFIWNDGRGVDNTRIGQAFKSYSWPFDASAIALAADRVRRECTWHFDLLENELAACKAPMSEYVNKLLNRPAQEDKALTAAKQALAANQTDTVESAMDAYGRKNRLEDIPHFKMNYSKVDNKLFDKQLESFTQTLELCNQHNVPVVIVNMPLTKYNRDLIDRNVYEKYISSVSEIAQRHRSPFVDMDSSNGFALSDFYDSTHLNETGGKKLFTALANRIPKLATDHPQLAGVRETAN
- a CDS encoding dodecin domain-containing protein, which translates into the protein MAGGVYKMTEIVGTSPNSFADAVKEGVKRASKTLRNLGWFEVVDQRGLIKDGQVAEFQVTIKVGFKLDD